GGGGGCAGGACTGCGGGGCCGGGCGTCGGCGGGGCCGGCGCGTCGATCACCGTCGGGGTGCCGTCCACATCGGCCGGGGGCACCTCGGTCATCGGGTCGGTTCCGGCCGTCTTCGGGCCGTCGTACGCCTCCCTGGCGAGCAGGGTCGCGACGGTGATCGCGTCGGCGGCCGGGGCTCCCGCGGGGGCGTCGGCCAGATGGGGCAGGCCGAAGCGGTGCCAGCCGGTCGGGGACCAGTAGTGGACCGGGGCCAGCAGGGCGGTGCCGCTGGTGGGGAGGGGGATGCGGAGGGTGCCGTCCTCGGGAGGGGCGAGGTCCTTCTCCCGCACCCAGCAGCGCAGCAGGTTCTCGGTGGCGGCGGCCTGGGCCGCGATGTGGGGGTCGAGGTGTTCCAGGAGGTCGGCCGTGGCTCCGCGCGCCCACCCGCCGCCGTCGGCTGTTCCCTTCTGACGGGGCACTGTGTCCCTCTCGGGCGCCGAACCTCGCGCGGGGGTGAGGTGGGAACGGCCTTCGGGTACGGGGGTGCTGTTCAAGACCGTTCCTCGTGAGGTTGTGCGAGTGCGCGTACGGGGCGGGGCAGGCGAACCGGGTTGGTACGGGCGGGCGTTGGGTCCGGCTACCCCGCTCGCTCGGCGTGGGCGGAGTGCCTGGCGTGCGGGATGCCGGAGTCGGTGCGGCCGCGTGCCACCGCCGCCACGGCGTCTGCGAGCCGGTCGAGGACCGCCGCGGCCTGTTCGTCGCTGATGGTCAGCGGCGGCAGCAGACGGACGACGCCGGCCCGGCGTCCGCCGAGTTCGACGATCAGTCCCCGGCGCAGGCACTCCTGCTGTACGGCGGCGGCCAGTTCGGGCGCTGCGGGACACGGTCCGCCGTCGGCCGGGCGGGGGAAGACCTCCGGATCGGTGTCCCGGTCGCCGTCGGCGGAGTCCGCGGCAGGGCCCGTGCTCCGCTCCGCCCCCGGTTCGACGAGTTCGACCCCGATCATCAGTCCCCGTCCGCGTACATCACCGACGATCGGGAACTCCGCCGCCAGCTGGCGGAGTTGGCTGAGCATCCGAGCGCCCAGGGTGGCCGCGCGTTCGGCGAGTCCGTGTTCGCTGACGTACTTCAGGGTGGCCGTCCCGGCGGCCATGGCGAGCTGGTTGCCGCGGAACGTGCCCGCGTGGGCGCCGGGTTCCCAGACGTCGAGGTCGTCGCGGTAGACCACGACGGCCAGTGGCAGGCTGCCGCCGATCGCCTTGGACAGCACCATCACGTCGGGGGTGACCCCGCTGTGCTCCACCGCCCAGAAGGTGCCGGTGCGGCCGACCCCCGTCTGGATCTCGTCGGCGATCAGCGGGATCGAGCGGGACTCGGTGATCCGGCGCATCCGCCGCAACCAGGCGTCCGGCGCGGGAATCACCCCGCCCTCGCCCTGGACGGGTTCGAGGATCATCCCGGCGGGCAACGGCACGCCCGACTTGGTGTCGTCGAGGACGGACTCGGTCCAGCGGGCGGCGAGTTCGGCACCCTGGTCGCCGCCCATCCCGAAGGGGCAGCGGTAGTCCTGGGGGAAGGGCAGCCGGGCGACCCGTACGTCGGTCGCGTGGCCGGAAGCACTGAGCGACCCGGCGGTCATGCCGTGATAGGCGCCCGTGAAGGCGAGCACGCCGGTGCGGCCGGTCGCGGCGCGCACGAGCTTGAACGCGGCCTCCACCGCGTCCGTCCCGGCCGGTCCGCAGAACTGCACGCGCGCGTGGTCGGCGAGTCCGGGCGGCAGGGTGCGGAACAGTTCGGTGATGAAGGCGTCCTTGACGGGGGTCGCCAGGTCGAGGACGTGCAGTGGCGCCCCCGAGTCGAGGACCTTGCGGATCGCCTCCAGCACGACGGGGTGGTTGTGGCCCAGGGCCAGCGTCCCCGCGCCCGAGAGACAGTCGAGGTAGCGGCGGCCGTCGGCGCCCTCGATCGTCAGCCCGCGGGCCCGTACGGGGACGATCGGCAGGGCGCGCGCGTAGGTGCGTGCCGATGACTCACGCGCCGACTGGCGCCGCAGAATCCCCTCGTGCGCCCCGCGCGCGCCCGCGCACGTATCGACGTCCGCGTCCGCTTCCTCCGACGCCCGGGATTGCCGCGCCACCTCGTGCGCCCCCGTACCCATGGACTCCCGCAGCCCCAATGCCCCAACTCCCCGCTGTTCCCATGCTCCGCCGCCTCGCCGAGCACCAACTCGCCGATACACCCCTCCCGTTACCAACACCCTGCGCACCGCAGGAGTCACGGGTCGCCTCAAGATCCTTGCCGGGACGGCGCCGTCGCCTCCGTACTCCGGAGACAGCACTCCGGAAACAGCCGTACCAAGGCGTCACACCGGCGGCCCGACGGACGATCAGGAGACCGGACCGCCCGTAGCGAAACCGTTGCCGTTCCAGCGGATGAGCCCCACAGCGACCGCATAGTGTGTGTTGCCGAACGGGGACAGCACACGGTTCGAGCACGCCAGGGGGAGACAGATCATGCGACCCATACGCCCACCCTTCATCGCCCGGGACGGGAAGGGCGCACACCGCGGAACCTCCCCCGTGACAGCCGTCGCCGGCCTCGCCCTGGCACTCGCGCTGACGGCCACCGCCTGCGGCTCCGGCTCCGACTCCGGGGGTTCCGACGCGGGCGGACAGTCCTCCGCCTCCGCGACCGACGACGGTGCGGGAAAGATCACGATCCCGGACGGGCTCAGGGACAAGCTCAAAGAGCACGGGATCGACATCGACAAGTGGAAGAACGGCGCCTGGAAGAACTGGGACAAGGACGACTGGCTGCGCGAGGCCGAGGACTACGTCAACCCGATCATCGAGGGCCTCTGGGACGCGGACCGGATGCGGGACGCCGACGACCCGGAGAAGAGCGTCGACACGAACGACCTCACCGGCGACCAGGGCGTCACCGACCCGACGCCGCGGGCGGTGAGGGCCACGGCCGTGCCGCCCGCCTACCACTCCAACGCGCCCGAGGCGGGCAAGGTGTTCTTCGACGCCCCCGAGGGCACGATGGTCTGCTCGGCGACCGTGGTGGAGGACCCCGCCCACCCCGGGAAGTCGAACCTCGTCTGGACCGCGGGCCACTGCGTGCACGCGGGCAAGAAGGGCGGCTGGTACCGCAACATCGCCTTCGTCCCGTCGTACAACGACGCGGGCAGGTCGAGCGCCGAGCTGAAGAACGCCGCTCGCGCGGAGGTCGCTCCCTACGGCGTGTGGTGGGGTGACTGGACACAGACCTCGGACCAGTGGATCGCGCAGGGCGGCTCGACGGGCGGCGACGGGGCACCGTACGACTTCGCGGTCATCCATGTGACGCCCGAGAAGGGCGGCAGCGGCAAGTCGCTGGAGGAGACGGTCGGTTCGGCCCTCCCGGTGGACTTCGACGCGCCTGCCGTGTCACAGGTGGGGAGCATCACGGCGACCGGCTATCCGGCGGCGGCACCTTTCGACGGCGAGACGATGTACCAGTGCCGGGACGAGCCGGGCCGACTGTCGATCGTCAGGTCGGATCCGACGATGTACCGGATCGGATGCACCATGACCGGCGGTTCCTCCGGCGGCGGCTGGGTCACCACAGGCTCGGACGGCAACCCGGCCCTGGTCTCCAACACCTCGATCGGCCCGGTCAGTTCGGGCTGGCTGGCGGGCCCACGACTCGGCAAGGTCGCGAAGGGCGTGTACGACGAGGTGAGCGGCAAGTTCGCCGCCCAGTGACGCGATGGGCCCCCACACCAAAGGCGTGGGGGCCCATCGAGGGGCGCGGGGCTCTGACATTTGCGGCTCCGCCGCGTGGGCGCGACCAGCCACAACGAACCCGCAGACGAAAACGCACCCGCCCGGCGGAGCCTAAAGCGCAGCCGCCACCGGAACGTACGGCGCCAGTTCCGCCGCGAGTTCCTCGTGCACCCGCGCCTTGAGCAGCGTGCCCTCCGCGGTGTGCTCCTCGGAGATCACCTCGCCCTCACTGTGGGCACGGGCGATCAGCTTGCCGTGGGTGTACGGCACGAGCGCCTCGATCTCGACCGAGGGCCGGGGCAGCTCGTTGTCGATCAGCGCGAGCAGTTCGTCGATGCCCTGGCCGGTGCGGGCGGACACCGCGATCGAACGCGTCTCCATCCGCATCAGCCGCTGGAGCGTCAGCGGGTCGGCCGCGTCCGCCTTGTTGATCACGACGATCTCGGGTACGCCGGTGGCGCCGACGTCCCTGATGACCTCGCGCACGGCGGCCAGCTGCTCCTCCGGGGCCGGGTGCGAACCGTCGACCACGTGCAGGATCAGGTCGGCGTCGCCGACCTCCTCCATGGTGGAGCGGAACGCCTCGACCAGGTGGTGCGGCAGGTGCCGGACGAAACCGACGGTGTCGGTCAGCGTGTGCAGCCGTCCGCTCGGCGTCTCGGCCCGGCGCACGGTCGGGTCGAGCGTCGCGAACAGGGAGTTCTCGACCAGCACGCCCGCGCCCGTGAGGCGGTTGAGCAGCGAGGACTTGCCGGCGTTGGTGTAACCGGCGATGGCGACCGAGGGCACCTTGTTGCGGCGGCGCTCCTGGCGCTTGATCTCGCGGCCGGTCTTCATCTCCGCGATCTCCCGGCGCATCTTCGCCATCTTCTCGCGGATCCGGCGCCGGTCCGTCTCGATCTTGGTCTCACCGGGACCACGGGTGGCGAGGCCGCCGCCCTTGCCGCCGCCCATCTGACGGGACAGCGACTGACCCCAGCCGCGGAGCCTCGGCAGCATGTACTGCATCTGCGCGAGCGCGACCTGCGCCTTGCCCTCACGGGACTTGGCGTGCTGGGCGAAGATGTCGAGGATCAGGGCCGTACGGTCGATGACCTTGACCTTGACGACGTCTTCGAGGTGGATCAGCTGGCCCGGGCTCAGCTCACCGTCGCAGATGACGGTGTCCGCGCCCGTTTCGATGACGATGTCCCGCAGCTCGTTGGCCTTGCCGGAGCCGATGTAGGTGGCCGCGTCGGGCTTGTCGCGGCGCTGGACGACGCCGTCGAGCACGAGCGCGCCCGCGGTCTCCGCGAGGGCGGCGAGCTCGGCGAGCGAGTTGTCCGCGTCCCGGACGGTCCCCGTGGTCCAGACGCCGACGAGCACGACCCGCTCCAGGCGGAGCTGGCGGTACTCGACCTCGGTGACGTCCTCGAGCTCCGTGGAGAGGCCCGCCACGCGGCGCAGGGCCGCGCGCTCGGAGCGGTCGAACTGGTCGCCGTCCCGCTCTCCGTCGATCTCGTGGCTCCAGGCGACGTCCTCTTCCATCAGGGCATCGGCCCGAAGACCTTCGGGGTAGGTGTGCGCGAGGCGCTCAGTGTCCTGGGAAGGGGAAGAAGAGGAGGTCATTGGATCCTTACGTCGATGAGGTTTCCGTGTGCGGCGACGGAGCGAACCCCGTCACCTGTCACAACGCGCGAGCGGACCGGGAGATTCCCGGAGGCCGTCCCGTGAGGCCGGGGCGGCGCCGCCGACCTGAAGATGGTCGCACGGCACGCCCCGTCTCGTCACGGTGTTATTCCGTGGCGCTATGCCGTGGGCGCGACGGACTTCCAGTCGGGGTGCCCGGGCATCGGCGGCGTCTTCTCCGCGTACAGCCATGCCTGGAAGAACGCGCTCAGGTCCCGCCCGGCGATGCCGGAGGCGAGGTGCTCGAAGTCGGCGGTGCCGGCGACGCCGTCCTTGTGGAGGCCGACCCAGGCCTCCTCGACCCGCTCGAACGCGGGGCGGCCGATCTCCTGACGCAGGGCGTAGAGGGCGAGGGCGGCCCCGTCGTAGACGTTCGGGCGGAAGATGCCGATCTTCTGGCCGGGCTTCGGCGGCTTGGGGGCGGCCGGTGGTCCGCCTGCCGCCCGCCAGCGGTCGGAGGCGCCGTAGGCCGCCTTCATGCGGTCCACCAGCTTCCGGCCCGCCTTCTCCTCCGCGTACAGGGCCTCGTACCAGGTGGCGTGTCCTTCGTTGAGCCACAGGTCGGACCAGGTACGCGGGCTGACGCTGTCGCCGAACCACTGGTGGGCCAGTTCGTGCACCATGATCGAGTCGACGTACCACTCGGGGTACGCGGGCTCGGTGAACAGGTCTTTCTCGAAGAGGGAGAGTGTCTGGGTCTCCAGCTCGAAGCCGGTCGACGCCTCGGCCATGAGCAGCCCGTACGTCTCGAACGGGTAGCGGCCGACCTTGCTCTCCATCCACTCGATCTGCGCGGGCGTCTTCTTCAGCCACGGTTCCAGCAGCGCGCGGTCCTTGGTGGGGACGACATCGCGCAGGGGCAGTCCGTGCGGCCCGGCGCGGTGCACGACGGTGGAGCGGCCGATGGACACCTGGGCCAGTTCGGTGGCCATGGGGTGCTGGGTGCGGTACGTCCAGGTGGTGGCCGTACCGACCCGGTCGACGCCCGTCGGCAGGCCGTTGGCCACGGCCGTGTAGCCGTTCGGGGCGGTGACCCTGATGGTGAACATCGCCTTGTCGGAGGGGTGGTCGTTGCACGGGAACACCAGGTGCGCGACATCGGCCTGGTTGGCCATCGCGAGCCCGTCGTTCGTGCGCACCCAGCCGCCGTCCCGGCCCGGCGCGGACACGGGGTCGCTGGTGTGCCGCACGGTGATCCGCGTCCAGCTCCCGGCGGGCAGCGGCGCCCGGGGCGTCACCACCAGGTCCTCGCCCGCGCTGGTGAACGAGGCCGGCTCACCGTCGACCTCGACCGACTCGACCTTCCCGTGGGAGAAGTCGAGGTTGACCTGTTCCAGCTCGGTGGTCGTCCAGGCGTCGATGGTCGTGACGGCGGACAGCGGCTTGGTGTTGGTTCCGGAGTAGCTGAGGGCGAGGTCGTACGACGCCACGTCGTACCC
The DNA window shown above is from Streptomyces sp. NBC_01451 and carries:
- a CDS encoding M1 family metallopeptidase produces the protein MLLNPRTRFTSALLASAVSVCLVAASAPAAPLGVGDRLFPHLGNPGYDVASYDLALSYSGTNTKPLSAVTTIDAWTTTELEQVNLDFSHGKVESVEVDGEPASFTSAGEDLVVTPRAPLPAGSWTRITVRHTSDPVSAPGRDGGWVRTNDGLAMANQADVAHLVFPCNDHPSDKAMFTIRVTAPNGYTAVANGLPTGVDRVGTATTWTYRTQHPMATELAQVSIGRSTVVHRAGPHGLPLRDVVPTKDRALLEPWLKKTPAQIEWMESKVGRYPFETYGLLMAEASTGFELETQTLSLFEKDLFTEPAYPEWYVDSIMVHELAHQWFGDSVSPRTWSDLWLNEGHATWYEALYAEEKAGRKLVDRMKAAYGASDRWRAAGGPPAAPKPPKPGQKIGIFRPNVYDGAALALYALRQEIGRPAFERVEEAWVGLHKDGVAGTADFEHLASGIAGRDLSAFFQAWLYAEKTPPMPGHPDWKSVAPTA
- a CDS encoding diaminobutyrate--2-oxoglutarate transaminase family protein; translated protein: MGTGAHEVARQSRASEEADADVDTCAGARGAHEGILRRQSARESSARTYARALPIVPVRARGLTIEGADGRRYLDCLSGAGTLALGHNHPVVLEAIRKVLDSGAPLHVLDLATPVKDAFITELFRTLPPGLADHARVQFCGPAGTDAVEAAFKLVRAATGRTGVLAFTGAYHGMTAGSLSASGHATDVRVARLPFPQDYRCPFGMGGDQGAELAARWTESVLDDTKSGVPLPAGMILEPVQGEGGVIPAPDAWLRRMRRITESRSIPLIADEIQTGVGRTGTFWAVEHSGVTPDVMVLSKAIGGSLPLAVVVYRDDLDVWEPGAHAGTFRGNQLAMAAGTATLKYVSEHGLAERAATLGARMLSQLRQLAAEFPIVGDVRGRGLMIGVELVEPGAERSTGPAADSADGDRDTDPEVFPRPADGGPCPAAPELAAAVQQECLRRGLIVELGGRRAGVVRLLPPLTISDEQAAAVLDRLADAVAAVARGRTDSGIPHARHSAHAERAG
- a CDS encoding trypsin-like serine peptidase, whose protein sequence is MRPIRPPFIARDGKGAHRGTSPVTAVAGLALALALTATACGSGSDSGGSDAGGQSSASATDDGAGKITIPDGLRDKLKEHGIDIDKWKNGAWKNWDKDDWLREAEDYVNPIIEGLWDADRMRDADDPEKSVDTNDLTGDQGVTDPTPRAVRATAVPPAYHSNAPEAGKVFFDAPEGTMVCSATVVEDPAHPGKSNLVWTAGHCVHAGKKGGWYRNIAFVPSYNDAGRSSAELKNAARAEVAPYGVWWGDWTQTSDQWIAQGGSTGGDGAPYDFAVIHVTPEKGGSGKSLEETVGSALPVDFDAPAVSQVGSITATGYPAAAPFDGETMYQCRDEPGRLSIVRSDPTMYRIGCTMTGGSSGGGWVTTGSDGNPALVSNTSIGPVSSGWLAGPRLGKVAKGVYDEVSGKFAAQ
- the hflX gene encoding GTPase HflX; translation: MTSSSSPSQDTERLAHTYPEGLRADALMEEDVAWSHEIDGERDGDQFDRSERAALRRVAGLSTELEDVTEVEYRQLRLERVVLVGVWTTGTVRDADNSLAELAALAETAGALVLDGVVQRRDKPDAATYIGSGKANELRDIVIETGADTVICDGELSPGQLIHLEDVVKVKVIDRTALILDIFAQHAKSREGKAQVALAQMQYMLPRLRGWGQSLSRQMGGGKGGGLATRGPGETKIETDRRRIREKMAKMRREIAEMKTGREIKRQERRRNKVPSVAIAGYTNAGKSSLLNRLTGAGVLVENSLFATLDPTVRRAETPSGRLHTLTDTVGFVRHLPHHLVEAFRSTMEEVGDADLILHVVDGSHPAPEEQLAAVREVIRDVGATGVPEIVVINKADAADPLTLQRLMRMETRSIAVSARTGQGIDELLALIDNELPRPSVEIEALVPYTHGKLIARAHSEGEVISEEHTAEGTLLKARVHEELAAELAPYVPVAAAL